A genomic region of Pelodiscus sinensis isolate JC-2024 chromosome 1, ASM4963464v1, whole genome shotgun sequence contains the following coding sequences:
- the DNMT3L gene encoding DNA (cytosine-5)-methyltransferase 3-like → MAQAEPALVLSDTDSAEGLSEVEPRFSATDFIAHEVNENQRSIEEICICCGSFQIHTQHPLFHGGICSPCTENFVETFFLYDDDGFQSYCTICCSGKTLLMCDDPTCNRCYCLECLDVLVSPGTAEKVKAMNTWLCFMCLPLSSNGLLKRKNRWRAELKSFYDQESNHLKIYRPLSAWERKPIRVLSLFDNITTEMTNLGFLDSSLGVGGRLTYLDDVTDVRRTDVKEVAPFDFIFGSTPPVGNSYKHTPAWYFYQYHRILQYGKPPESSPRPFFWMFVDNLVLEKEDRDTASRFFQTEAVTIHREYKEIVQNAVILWSNIPSVKR, encoded by the exons atggcccaggcagagcCGGCGCTGGTCCTGTCGGACACAGACAGCGCTGAGGGCCTGAGTGAGGTGGAACCCCGCTTCTCTGCGACAG ACTTTATTGCACATGAAGTCAATGAAAACCAAAGGAGTATTGAAG AAATCTGCATCTGCTGTGGTAGTTTCCAGATTCATACCCAGCATCCCTTGTTCCACGGAGGAATTTGTTCTCCATGTACG GAGAACTTTGTGGAAACATTTTTCCTGTATGATGATGACGGCTTTCAGTCCTACTGTACCATCTGCTGCTCAGGAAAGACGCTGCTAATGTGCGATGATCCGACTTGTAATAG GTGCTATTGCCTTGAGTGTCTGGATGTGCTTGTAAGTCCTGGTACTGCAGAGAAAGTTAAAGCAATGAACACATGGTTGTGTTTCATGTGCCTCCCCTTGAGTTCAAATGGATTACTGAAGAGGAAGAACAGATGGCGTGCAGAACTGAAGAGCTTCTATGATCAGGAATCT AACCATCTTAAGATTTATCGGCCTTTATCTGCATGGGAACGTAAACCAATCCGTGTTCTCTCCCTTTTTGATAATATTACCACAG AGATGACAAATCTTGGATTTTTGGACAGCAGCTTGGGGGTTGGTGGCAGGCTGACATACTTAGATGATGTCACTGATGTTCGGAGGACAGAT GTAAAAGAAGTGGCTCCTTTTGATTTCATATTTGGTTCCACTCCTCCAGTTGGAAATTCCTACAAACACACTCCCG CTTGGTATTTCTATCAATATCACCGCATCCTACAATATGGGAAACCCCCAGAGAGCAGTCCCAGGCCATTCTTCTGGATGTTTGTGGATAATCTGGTGCTAGAAAAAGAAGACAGAGATACAGCTTCACGATTCTTTCAG acAGAGGCAGTGACCATACACAGGGAATATAAAGAAATTGTCCAGAATGCTGTGATCTTATGGAGCAACATACCATCTGTTAAAAGGTGA